The genomic DNA TAAAGAAAAAGGAGGGATTATTATTGGGGGGATTTGGTTTAAGTCTCGAATCTGAAATCATCATTAAATTATGCATCTCTGCGGTATTGGGACTTGTAATTGGACTCGAACGTGAATTAAAGAGAAAACCTGTCGGGCTGAAAACAAGCCTTGTCATATCCATTGTAAGTTGCTTGTTGACTATCGTCTCCATTGAATCTGCATACTTGTTCCCTGAGCATGGCGATGTAAATATTACAATGGATCCATTACGTCTTGCTGCACAGATTGTTTCTGGAATCGGTTTCCTAGGAGCAGGTGTTATATTACGGAGAGGGAATGACAGCATTTCAGGACTGACAACTGCCGCCATGATTTGGGGTGCAGCCGGAATAGGGATCGCCGTAGGTGCTGGATTTTATGTTGAAGCGATAGCCGGTGTAGTTTTATTGATCATCAGTGTTGAATTTATTCCATACTTGATTAAATTGATTGGTCCTCAAAAGCTTCGTGAGAAAGAACTATTAATCAGAATCATCCTCACTGATAAAAAGAGCATTGATACGGTCATCACTAAGATTCAGGAGGAAAGGATTTCAATAAAAAACATCCGCATCAAAGACAAACAAGACCTGACGCATTTATTAGAATTGAAAATTACGGTGAACTTCAAGCGAAGGACCACCGATGTCTATTATACAGTCTCCGATATTGACGGTGTTCAAAGTACGGAAGTAGAAAGTCTATAAAATCTTTTTCCGGCATTTTCATTGATCTGATCCATTAAGATAGGAGCAGTTTCCGGAGTAGGTTCCTGCTCTTATCTAAAATAATTGTCCAATTTTTAGTTGACAAAAAAACATATTTTCCATTATTATAGTTCTTGTCAGAACAAAGATGAATTTTTCATCTTACATAATTCTCACGGGGCATTAGCTCAGCTGGGAGAGCGCTTCGCTGGCAGCGAAGAGGTCAGCGGTTCGAGCCCGCTATGCTCCATACTCAAAAAACCCTTGCATAGCAAGGGTTTTTTATTTTCTTCAACTTCCCCTATATCTTTGATTCAGCAATAGGCTCACGGAATGCCTCGATCACCTCTTGGTCACACCGAGGACACCTGAAACTGTAAGGAAAATGAATTGGATAATATATCCTATCACTTTCTTATCTTGAATTAGCATTTGGGAACATGACCTCTACCTTCGTCCCAATATCAAGATCACTCGTAATCGTCAGTTGTCCGTCATATTTATCGACGATTTTCTTCGCAATGGACAGCCCGATACCGTGCCCGCCTTTTTTGCGATTCCGGGATTTATCTACTCGATAAAAGCGATTCAGCACAAGGGGAATTTCATCTTCAGGTATTCCTATCCCCCAATCTTGAATGACCAATCTGACATCATTATTCCCTGGAAGCAGGTGGATTGCGACTTTCTTCCATTCAACGGAATACTTAATTGCATTATCAATCAAGATGAACAACAATTGTTCAAGATGATTCTCCCCTACTAATATATGTTCTTTATTTTCAAGACCGTACGTATCCAATTGAAATTCCGGATAAATCGTTTCAAATTTCTCAATCACCCTCTCGATGATAGGGCCAGGGTTGATGGGTTCAGTTGACTCTTCCTGTTCAGCTTCAGAATCAAAGCGGGTCAATTCCAATAAATTCTTCACTAAATGATTTAACCTCTCCACTTCATTCAAAGAGGAGTTCAATGATTTTTCCAGCACTGCAGGATTGTCTTTCCCCCATCGGTTGAGCATAGACAAATTCCCCTGAAGTGCAGCTAATGGCGTTCGCAATTCATGCGAAGCATCCTCGACAAATTGCTTTTGCTTATTAAATGACAGTTCCAATTGGTCCATCAGTTCATTAAAATGAATAGCCAGCTGGGAAATTTCATCACGGTTGTCTTTCACGACCACGCGTTCTTTTAGTCCAAATTTTTTGATGCGTGCCAATGTCATGGAAATGTCCTGCAGCGGCTTTAATAACTGATTAGATAAGAATAATCCTCCGACCACGCTCACCACAATCGCCCCTAAGAGGGTGAGAAGCATGACAGCCCCAAATTGGTCTAATAAGCTGTCAAAGGATTCCAGGTTTCTTACGATTTCAATGCTCCCTTTAAAACGGGGAGTGGAAATGACCTTTTTATCGATCAATAACCGGTCCTCTCCCACATGTTTCCGAACGATTCCGTTTTCAGAGACCAGCTTTTTCCACTTCTTATCGGTTTGGCTGACGGTGATCAAGGGTTTATCGTTTTGGTCGTACACAATAATCATTTCAGATTTCTCATTGATTCCTTGAAGAAATTCTTTGTCTTCCACTAATTGCTGCTGTTCA from Falsibacillus albus includes the following:
- a CDS encoding HAMP domain-containing sensor histidine kinase; its protein translation is MLKLGNFKIKWKLVLWSAALIMGLFFAYNLLQYFVMSAWMVHHEELAIQDKMNEVQHYYQKERHLPSEQQQLVEDKEFLQGINEKSEMIIVYDQNDKPLITVSQTDKKWKKLVSENGIVRKHVGEDRLLIDKKVISTPRFKGSIEIVRNLESFDSLLDQFGAVMLLTLLGAIVVSVVGGLFLSNQLLKPLQDISMTLARIKKFGLKERVVVKDNRDEISQLAIHFNELMDQLELSFNKQKQFVEDASHELRTPLAALQGNLSMLNRWGKDNPAVLEKSLNSSLNEVERLNHLVKNLLELTRFDSEAEQEESTEPINPGPIIERVIEKFETIYPEFQLDTYGLENKEHILVGENHLEQLLFILIDNAIKYSVEWKKVAIHLLPGNNDVRLVIQDWGIGIPEDEIPLVLNRFYRVDKSRNRKKGGHGIGLSIAKKIVDKYDGQLTITSDLDIGTKVEVMFPNANSR
- a CDS encoding MgtC/SapB family protein; amino-acid sequence: MGGFGLSLESEIIIKLCISAVLGLVIGLERELKRKPVGLKTSLVISIVSCLLTIVSIESAYLFPEHGDVNITMDPLRLAAQIVSGIGFLGAGVILRRGNDSISGLTTAAMIWGAAGIGIAVGAGFYVEAIAGVVLLIISVEFIPYLIKLIGPQKLREKELLIRIILTDKKSIDTVITKIQEERISIKNIRIKDKQDLTHLLELKITVNFKRRTTDVYYTVSDIDGVQSTEVESL